The following is a genomic window from Peromyscus leucopus breed LL Stock chromosome 12, UCI_PerLeu_2.1, whole genome shotgun sequence.
ATTGAAAATAATCtatcatttttcattctttacaCATGTGTGTAGCTTGTCTTATTGGCAAATTATAAGCTAGGCTCCACAATAAAGGCTGTGAGGGTTCTTGAGCTCCACAATAAAGCCTGTAGGGTACATGCACACTGAAGTTAAGAGGCACAAGCTTGGGCTTTCAGAAAAGCCTCTTAGGCAATTATCTCAGCACAAGAGGTTTGTGAAAATAAGGACTTAGTAACCTGACTTGAAATCAGCTCCGACCCTCAGGATTTAGGAAAAGTTCAGGacatatttcttgttttgttctctaAAGATCTTTCTTTGGAATACgcacatcatgcacacatactatatggttttgtttgtttgtttgttagagtTTTGAGAcggggtgtctctgtgtagttctggctgtcctagaacttgccttgtagaccaggctggttttgcactcacagagatctgcctgcctctgcctcctgagtgctgctgggattaaaggtgagcgccaccacccTAGGCATATATTCTTCTCGATTGAACAACCATTACCTTTAGTGGAATGTTTCCCCAGTATCACCAGAGCCAAATGGCATGGTTAACAACATTTCTGAGATGCCTGCAGGGAAAGAAAATACTGACTGGAGGGAAGTGGGTTTCTCTGGACCAATCCCAACTAATCTACCTGCAAGGGGGTGCAGAGTAATAATGCccgtttattttgtttttgttaaggaCATATGAAGTATCTAGCTGTGACCAAGAGTGACTGGATTAGaaacttgaaatttttaaatttagaaaaatgttaACTGTCAAAGTGAATGTTTTTGTGGTTTCTCTCAAACTACTTTATAATATACCTCAAAGATTACCAACGTTGCTTTGTAGATAAAAGATGAAATGTATATGCAGAATTAATAAAATCTGAATCTGTTACGTAGTCTGACTTCAATAAAATCCCAAATATCTAAgttgtcatttttcttctgtttctgcttaAAAGCCAAACCACACCTAGAAAGCCTGGGGTACTGAAAAACCTGTATCTAGGCCCACAGTTCTCACAGATTGGTGCCGCTATAAAACCCGGAGAGGTCTCTCTGGGCAATTTCATTGCAAATGCGCAGACTTCTGAAGCACAAGTACCAGAgaggcctggctggctggcaggcagacccAACCTCCAGGACTCAAGAGCAGGAACAAGTTGGGTAAGCCAGGACctgggagcagcagcagctggcctAAAGGGAAGGTGGGCGACTTGTGGGGTGGCACCCCAGCACATGGCGGTGCAGATCGAACCCAACGCCTGTTGCGGGCGCAGGGGGGGGGACGGTTGGTGGCTAGCGAACGGCGAACGCACGGGTCTGGTCCCCTTCCCCTGCCAGCACCCCGGGGGGCCGGCGCAGGTACGGGGTGGCCGGGCGCGCCGCGGGGGAGGGGCCTCGCGGGCAGGCGGCGCACGTGCGGGCGGCGGGATCCCGGCGCCGGGGGCGGGGCACCCGGAAGCGCGCGCCGACCTGCGGAGCGGCGGCCGGGGGCGACTGGATCGCGAAGGCAGAGGCGCGCGCACACACCGGCGGTGCACACAGGTGGGCGACTCCGCCCTGAACCGCCGAGCCCCGCCGTGCCGGGTCCGAGACACGCAGCCGCGCCCAGAGGAGCCGGTCCTCCTCCCGGTCCCCGCCTTCGTCCGGAGGGCAGGTAACTTCTCAGCCAAGGTCATTCTCCAGGCCCGCCCACGCCCTCGGAGCGCCTGGCTCGGAGTGGGCTGGACGGCGATCCCGGGGCTGCCGGGGACTCCGGGCAAGCCCCGGGGCGGGTGGATGGTCGCAGCGCCGGGGCGTCGCTTGCCGGCACCTGCGAGGGTGAGTTTCCACGGCGCGCAGCCTCGGGGTGGGGACCGCCCGGCTCTACCCAGCCCGGCACCCGCAGGTGAACTGGGCCGCCCTAGCCCTGCTGTCCCGGGCCGCGTGGTCGGCTGTCGCCATGGGAACGGCTGGTACCCAGATGCTGCTAGCCTGACTGGGAAGGGGAGGTGAAGATATCCATAGCCCTCTTTCAGGACACGCGGAGCCAGAAAAACCTGATGGAAACAggacccctccccctttcttttctttttttttatttttttattttttatttttttattgctcaGGCGTTGGCGTTAATCACAAGCGAGGATGTGTTTACAGGATGTGAGTTGAGTTCTTGCCACCTTTACCATCTGAGAGCTTCTGGTGCCTCATGGGTGGCAGGTGCAAATACTGAAGGGCAAGATGAAgccagtaaaaaaaaagaaaacggaGGAACCCGAGTTGGAGCCCCTGTGCTGCTGTGAGTATATAGATCGAAATGGGGAGAAGAACCACGTGGCTGCCTGTTTGTGTGACTGTCAAGACCTCGATGAAGGCTGTGACAGGTAAGCATACAGTTTTCAGAGGCTGACCCCACTGCTTCTGCCGAGACCTACCGTATCTTCTCTCAGGTTTACCATCCAGAATGCTAAGATTTGCTTTTGAttcaattccagaggatctaaaACAGAGAATTGTTTTTGATGTCGGgtgaagattttataaaaatgaggTATGTAGCCGTCCACAGATGTCTGGTTCAATCCATGAGGACtcaagagttttctttttaaaggatgaGGATGGGGAGAACACACAGAACAGGGGATCATGGGAAGTTCAGTGTGTTAAGGAGCACAGACCAGCACAAATCACACGTTTAAATGAACATTCAGGAAAGTTGTTATATTCTCAGTGATCTTAGTGGAGTCCATGCAAGGGGCTGTTCTCACTTGGTCACATGGGTCTTGGAGGTTGAAAGATGGTTATCTGCTTGGTTTACCCCCTGTTTCCAGGAAGAACGGTCATGTACACTCCACAGAAACGGTTTTAAATACCATCTTGATTGTAGTGTTGTCTTATCTTTGGGCCTTTATTTTCACCACCATATCAGTGATGGAAACTGCTATCTAGAAGGATACCTTTTAGCATCAAGGAGAAACATTTTGTATCAAGCAGCCATGGACTGCTTTTAgccatttttctaaaaatatattttaaatgtctacTTATGGAAAGCATAATGTGAGAGGAAGAGGGATGTTGGAGACAAGCTTTTCCCAGAAGCAGCTCCTTCTGGTTACAAAGTCACGGTTACTGTACACTGTTAATCTAGCCATGTAAAAGCTTTCCCTGGGGAATCACTGCAGTCTTCTCTTCCAGCCCATAACCTCTCTATAAttgttccttgtcttttttttgtaGGTAGCCTTAAATATAGCTTCTGTAGACTTAGTCTAAAATCCATACTGAGGAAAGAGAGCACTTTGCACGAAGGAATGGAGAGATGATGCTGTTTCCATAACGGCTGTCACTCAGGACTGCGGCGTTTCCAttagctctgcctcctcctcctccctcctagCCCTTGGAACCTGGGCTGTCCCCGAGCTCTCCTCTCCCCGCTACGTCTACCTTCTGTCCTGGAGACGGGCTTCCCTGTCCCCACTGACCCTGCTGCCCTGTGACTCCAGGCAATCATCTCCCAGTCACGTTCGAACTGAGTCCTGCTCAGAACAATGGTCAAAAGTGATTTTGACCTAAACTGCCTTAACTCTCCTGCCTGTCTTAGTCCACTTCGGCTGCTGCATCAAAATGCTTCAGAGTAGGTACAAGTGATAGAAGTGGATTGCCTACAGTTCTGGAGATGGAGAAATCCAAGTCAGAGGTGCTGGCAGATTTAGTTTCTGGTGTGAACCCTCTTCCTCATAGATGGCATCATCTTGCTACATCCCCATGTGGCAAAAGGGATGAATGACCTGCCTGCCTCGGTCTTCTTTTGTGTGGATGTTAATCTCATTCATGCTCTATCCTGTTGACTCCATCACTTCCTAAAAGCCCTACCGCTTAATAAGATTGTATTGTGGGTTAAATTTGGACTAAATGAACTTTAGTGGGCTACAGATATTCAGGTCTTAGCAGTCTGCCTTTGCCCCCTCCAAATGAATGTCTTCGCAATCAAAAATACGTTCCTTACCTACCAACAACCTCAAATATTTAACTGTGCAAGTGTCAGCACAGACATGTTAAGTCTGGACAGTGGTCTGAATGACATTGTCTAAATCAAAAACGGGAAACTCATGAAGGACTTAGGCAGTGTCCTTCAGCTACGGGCCTGTGGATAAAAGGCTGTGGGCAAAAGAGAGGCTAAGAACACttcttgctcttgtagaggaccagggttcaattcccagcatccacatggcagcttacaactgcctgtaattccagtcccaagggatccagcaccctcctctgacctcagtgggcaTGAGGCATACACaccattcacatacatatatgcaggtaaaacacaggtacacataaaataataataataaaaaatagccaggcagtggtggcacacacctttaatcccagcactcgggaggcaggggcaggcagatatctgtgagttcgaggccagcctggtctctggtctacagtgtgagttccaggacaggctccaaaactacacagagaaaccctatttcgggggtgggggtgggggagggagaaataaagaaaaaaagaagtaacagTTGCATACTTTCAAGACACAATAGTGGGACATTCATTGAAAAGAAATTCCCATGGCAAAAatgagaaatgggaaagaaaatgggGAAGACAGGTCCCATTCCCACAGGGCAAATGACGTGTTTATGAttcaagtctttttttgtttgttttttggagacggtttctctgtgtaacgatGCAAGTCTTAGAGATATATTTGACCACGTAGCCCACCTTCCAGACACACTGAGCTAGAAGTCGGGCCCCTAAGCATACAGCTCACCACGCACCTTTCATGTGTTAGAGTCTTGTGCCTACACAGAGGTTGTGGGCTGCTAGGTCCACCATTTCTGGGGTCTTGGTCAGTTTTTCCCCTACAGCTTTACCAGGCATCACCTAGTGAGGTTGTCTGCAGTGGTCCCATGCCCATGGGTACACAGGACAATACCTTAGTGAGGGCTCCATGGGGTGACTCCGCTCTATGGTACTTCTTGGCCTCAGCCTTGATGTTCTCTGGAACATTCTTTGACATCTACCTGGATATagccatgcccccacccccactcttgtATTCTGTAGGGCTGTAGAATTGGGAACATACGATGCCGCCCAAGTTTACTACCAATGTCCTTGGGAGCAGTGGCCCCTGCAGCCTTCTCAGGAGCCACGCCTGGGTTTTCTGTGAGATGCTACACTAGAATGTAGGGAGTAGAGACTTGATGGGGTACTAGGCAGTGAGCCCTGAGGTTTCATGGGCGTTCTGAGCCATGTCCTGTGAAACCATGGTGTCATCGAGGCCCAGGCATTCTAGGTTTATGATAGGAGTGCGGCCTCAGCCTTCGAACTGTTTTAAGGGTCATCCTCTCATTGTCTTGATGCGTACGTAGCACAGGGCCAAGCCATAGTGATCTTAAGATGCACTCTCACACAGGCTTTCACAGTTGTTATTGTTTAGACAGGCTAAGAAGGCTAAGAACCTTCCAGATCTTCaggttctgtttcctctttggttatACATTAtaccttttatttgtttgttttctgagtcagggtctttctgtgtagccttggctgtcctggaactcgctctgcagaccatgctggcctcgaactcacagaaaatcttcctgcctctgcctcctgagtgctgggattaaaggtacatgccaccaccgcctggctgtataCATTATGGCTTtaaagtcagtgtgtgtgtgtgtgtgttatatgtattatatgtgtatgtgcacatgtgtgctcctCGTGGACAGTGGTTGAcgtcaggtgtctttctcaattgtttctctgccttatatattttttttccagacagtgcctctcactgaacctagagcccCTCAGTTGGCCAGGCTAGCTGACCGGCCATCTCCGGAGTCCTCCTGTCTGCTGCTCCCAGtgcagcaggaggatgacaagctCACAGCACCATGCCTCTCTGTTGCCAtaatgtatgtgcctgtgtgtacatgcatgtccCGTGGttttcatgtggaggtcagaggacagtctgccACCATGTGGACCCTGAGGGGATTGGACTCAAGTCATCAGccatggtggcaagcacccttaccgaTTGCCTTCTTGCTAGCCCCATGTCGcttgggtgctagggatccaaactcagtcctCCTGCTGTCATGCACATGCTTGGCCAACTGAGCCATCAACCTAGCCCCTcatcattattaattattattatgaatTATTGTTTGTAGATGTAGTTCTGTGTAGGCCACAGGTGTGTCAGATGTCTTATGCAATTGATCCCCAACCCTGATTTCCGAGACGGCCTCTTCACTGACTCTGGAGCTCAGTGACTGGGTAGagtggctagccagtgagctctggaGATGCACtgccacctcccgagtgctggggttgcaaAGGCATGTCATCGGACCTGCCTTtgacgtgggtactgggaatccagACTCGGTCCTCCTGTTTGCCCGCTGAgcatctatctccccagcctctcatcTCTGCACTCACATGTGAGCCTAAGAATTCCAGAGAAATTGTGCGGCACCCTGAACACTTTGATTAGCGACTCCTATCAATATTCAGTCCATTGTTCTTCAATCCTACCTTCTACAAACCGCTAGGACACGAACACAGTTCAGCCTCCTGCCTCATAAATGGTGCTTTCTTGCTACGTCGTTTGGCCTCTTTTATAAAGGGTCTACTCCCATCCATGAGGACTTTCCTGTCAGGACCAAATCACCTCTTATAAGACCACCTCCTGAAGTTCTCACTATATCGTTGACTCTGGCCTCACATGGCTGGGATCAGTAATCCTCCTGCCGCAGGCCTTCATGCAACTgtaaataaaggtgtgtgctaccatgcccagtagCCGCATCACTTAATACTCAGGTGTTCAGGGTTAGGTTTTAAAATTGGAACATTCAGATAGCAGCATGCCTAACTCTGCAAAGTCAGCAGACACTGTTCATTCTTTGGAGTCACTGGGTTTATTTTAGATTCTTCTTCATTCTTGCTTATGCAGACTCCTGTCTGTGACAGCCCGCTTCACTCCCAGGGCCCAGGACACGCTCTGCATCCATTTCTCTGGGCCGAAACACCACCTTTCTGCTTTGCTAGCTGATCATCAAGGTTTAAGCACAGACCACACCTTTCCACTAAGCCCCCTTTGATCTCTGTCCCCTGAGCTTTTAAGAGTTCATTGGAAGATCATGGCCACTCAcctgacagtttttgaattctcactgtcagtttttttttttaaagattcacgTGAGTGTACACCCACTCAGGTCTAGACATTTGTATGGAATAATGTGCACATACCCGCGTATTTAAGGAAGAATGCGGATCGTTACATTTATAAACATTATCTTCCTATATAAAAAGGATACGCACAGGTCTGAAAAGCTTGTGTTTAGTAGTGAGGGAATAAAATGTTGGCTTTTGGTGTCTTATCATTTATGCTGCAGTTTCACATCTGGGGCCCTGTAGTCTTTAATTCGCAAATCCACGTGACGCCCATTCTTCTGCTCTCTCTGAATAGATGGCTCACCTGTAAATCAGTGCGGCCAGAGACTTGCGAAAGGATCACAGATACCATTTCTGACCGCCTCCGAATTCCTTGGCTTAGAGGAGCCAAGAAAGTTAACATTAGCATCATCCCGCCGCTCGTGCTTCTGCCGGTTTTCCTTCACGTGGCTTCCTGGCACTTCCTGCTGGGGGTGGTGGTTCTGACCTCCCTTCCCGTGCTGGCGCTCTGGTACTACTACCTCACtcacagaaggaaagagcagaCGCTGTTTTTCCTGAGCCTTGGACTGTTCTCACTGGGCTACATGTACTATGTGTTCCTTCGGGAAGTGGTTCCCAAAGGGCACGTAGGGCCTGCTCAGCTGGCTCTTCTTACCTGTGGGCTGCTCCTGATACTCTTAGCCTTGTACCGAGCCAAGAAGGATCCAGGCTACCTCAGCAATCCAGCATGCAATGGCAAATCCCCAAGCAACAGCCAGATCGAATGCCCCATCAGAAAAGGGCAGGAGAAGACCAAAGGGGGGTTCCCCGGAACAGATTCCTCGGGGAGCCTCAACAACCGCACGCTGAAGGATGATATCAAGGGCTCCTCCAGGGTGGGACTTGACAGCCCTGCCAAGGTGAAGGAGGACTGGTGTGCCAAGTGCCAGCTAGTACGACCCGCCCGGGCGTGGCATTGCCGGATATGTGGTATCTGTGTAAGGAGAATGGATCATCATTGCGTCTGGTATGTTGGAAAAATCTGGAAGCCCAGAAACTGAGTTCATAGCCTACCCATATTTGATCTTCCTTTGTGCTGTCCTAAAACGTCTCTTTTTCCCAGTTTTACACCTTGTAGATATTTGTAGGCTGTGAGGATGTTCCCGCTTAGTCATCAGGTTTTTTGAGTTTCACAGATTTAGTGCCTTCAAATTCCTGAAGGAGATGAGACGGAAAACTTGGGgaccccaccccccttttcctTCCAGTTTTCCTTtggttgattaaaaaaagaagaattgaTCAGGGACTGTGGAGACGGCTCaggtggtaaaatgcttgccaggcaagcatgaggacctgagtttctcCTCCCCACTCATATGCAGAGCCCGTGTGCAGTGAGTGGCATGTGCTTTTgaacccagcactgggaaggcagaggcaggaggatcgctggggcttgctggccatccCATCTAGCTGAATTAGCAAGTTgccggttcagtgagagaccctgccccagaAAATAGGTGGggatgattgaggaagacaccagcaTCAACCTCTGTTTCCACATGGCAAGTGTAGACGCCTGCTCGCCTGCGAGCACATATGGTCCCTGTTTTCAAGTGACTCTACTGTGTTCTTGCTGTGGTACATCCTTAGTCATTGGATGCACACAGGGATTTCCGCTCGCCGCCGTTGTAGCTGAGGTCCTATCAGATATCCCTTTATTGGTTACCTGCCAGGAGACGGGCTTTGTTTTGTACGTTCAAGCTGGCTAGTGACAAGGAAAATCACATCAGGCCCATACCATATGAAGTGCAGCATCTAAAATTTCACCGAGTGATGCTGAAGGGATGTTAGGTCTCAGCCGTGAATGCTGTGAGTAGGAGGTGTGCCGCCGTTGTGTTGGCTCTCGGGGCAGCTCTGGTTAATGAACTGCACTTTAGGCCTGCAGGGAACAGGAGAGAGAGTGTAGGGAATGCTCGGAGGGTATTGAAATGGCCAAGTGCATGGCCCTAGGACGGGGACATCTCTTTCTGGGACTTGTCTTTAGGTGGAAAGGGCTGTTTTCAGTTTTACACTTGCCATTTATCcccattgtgtgcatgtgcacgtgaaATGTTGGCCCATTTCCAAACGCTCGTTTGCAGAATCTGACGGTTTGTCCTGTAGGAAACCTCTTGCCACTGAGCATCCTGGGGTGCTTGGGCAGAAGAGTGGCGGCCTATGTACCCTGCCTGCCTTGACAGAGCCCATGACATAGGACCATTTTTTATCCGGCCGGCTTCATAATATCGTGTTCTCCGTGACGCACTGAAGTTTCAACTGATTTCGATCTTTTTTGTTGCTTCATACGTACTTAAcgtattttccaattttgtgcagTATTTCTGACTGTACTTTTACAGTTTTCATAACTGCTTAATCTCAACTTTCCTCATAGCTGGGTAATAGACCTCACTTATTAATATTTAGAAACGGGCTGGGATGTAGCCCAATGGTCCAATGGTCGAGCGTCTGCCTAACATGAGCAACGaaccaggttcaatccccagcaccacataaaaaacccacatgtgcatatatattactttatatatgttcatatatgtataagCTCTGTATCTAGATGGATAATTTGTTAGctggctgctgctttttttttaagtcatggtTTTAAACTAAGTGATAATGGTTCTACTCTTCCATAGAAAAGATAAGACTTTGTCACACAGtagaaaaggttttatttccCTAAAATTGAAAACTAGGATGACTTAGTGCTTCATAACTGAAGTTCCTACTGTCCCTATTTTAAAGGCTTTCTTGTATATCGCATGGGTTATCCGAGACgttttcaaatgtgttttccCCTCTGCTGTTTTGAGGATAAACAGCTGCGTTGGAGAATCCAATCATCAAGCATTTATACTTGCCCTTTTGGTCTTCTTGCTCACTTCCGTGTATGGGATATCGCTGACCTTGAACACCATTTGTAGGGACAGAAGCCTCTTCACAGCCCTCTTCTACTGTCCTGGAGTTTACACAAGTTACAGGTAAGTTGTGGAACCCTCTGTTGAGAGGGCCAGTGGGCCAGTAATCATTGTTGCCAGAAATTGGCAGTTATTGGCTCCTAAGTTAGCTGTTCTCAATCAAAGCCTAGGGCAGCCTTTGGAGACGCTGGGCATCCCTAAGATTGCCAACCAAGCTGTGCAGGGGTTGTGGGTGTGTTCTAGGGTGATTATCAGAAGCACCATGgacggcgcacacctttaatcctaacacttggggtgcagaagcaggtggatctctctgagtttgaggacagctgcTTCTAcaagtaagttccaagacagtcagggccacaTAGAGAGGCCctttctcaacaaacaaacaaacaaacaaacaaacaaacaaacaggcgtTGGCTGTATCAGGAACTCCCGCAGAGGAGACATTCCCGTGTGCCTGCGGTCGCAGCGGGATCCTCTTGAGAGCTGCTCACGTCTCTGtgatctttcctttctctctaacCTCTCATGGTTTGTTCtgctctaatttttttctctctctctctctctctttttttttaactcaccaCTCATGATTACTGTGTTATCTAGGTCAAGATTCCTTAGGCATCATTAGGTGGGAACCCATTTCTAAACTGTACAGATTCCCATGCAGTGGTGTAAGTGGGATTCTCATGGTTGGTCTTGCTCCATCCACCCTCCCACACCAAGGGTGCTCTTCCCTGCCCCCCACATATCTCCTACACACCAAGGGTGCttttgtccccacccccacccccatcccagggTGCTTCCCGCCCATACTGTTTCtttggttctcttctttcttctcactcCTTGTTCTCCGGAGCAGTTTCTGCTATTggtattgttgtgcccagattgtgggGACTCTCCAAAGACTACCACGGAGTCTGAATCCCATATTTTAAGCttggagcttggtctctctgtctgtctgaggcAATGTgaggtttttatcatagcagaggttggggtgaggggatttccagggttcaggaccctgactgACTGACATCTGTCTAGGGATATAGCTGTGTGCtaggaatgtttggaatgtcaggtatttccccttagacgCAGGCCCTCCCtaggtggggtcagcttatggcttttcttgGACCTGGGTGTTGCCTACCAGTAATCCTGTCACAGAAGTTATGTCTGGGCCTccaagcctgtcatggctgctgtgtggtcaagctgtctTGGGCCCCCCCACAGCTACCAGGCACCCTGTGTGTTGTTAGTTCTTATTAGTCTGTGGCAGAGCTCCCCACTCCAGGTTTGGATATTACAGATGTTTTAGAGAGGTTATTAGCCCTCCCTTCTTGTGGTAACTTTCAGCTCTAGACATGTGGATAGTCACTGTGAAATTCTTGGCCAACACAAGGGTGTTAAGTGTAAT
Proteins encoded in this region:
- the Zdhhc23 gene encoding palmitoyltransferase ZDHHC23, with amino-acid sequence MKPVKKKKTEEPELEPLCCCEYIDRNGEKNHVAACLCDCQDLDEGCDRWLTCKSVRPETCERITDTISDRLRIPWLRGAKKVNISIIPPLVLLPVFLHVASWHFLLGVVVLTSLPVLALWYYYLTHRRKEQTLFFLSLGLFSLGYMYYVFLREVVPKGHVGPAQLALLTCGLLLILLALYRAKKDPGYLSNPACNGKSPSNSQIECPIRKGQEKTKGGFPGTDSSGSLNNRTLKDDIKGSSRVGLDSPAKVKEDWCAKCQLVRPARAWHCRICGICVRRMDHHCVWINSCVGESNHQAFILALLVFLLTSVYGISLTLNTICRDRSLFTALFYCPGVYTSYSSALSFTCVWYSVIITAGMAYIFLIQLINISYNVTEREVQQALRQKTGRRLLCGLIVDTGQYNRGFLRNWYQFSTLGAHTVHAPAEDIV